The Synechocystis sp. PCC 6714 genome includes the window TATTTCTACTTTTTGGGGTAATTGACCCTGGTACACCGCCAGTAATTGGGCATAGAAAGCGGCCAAAATTTTATACTCTGGTTTTGGTCTGCGCCCTAATTGAATACTAATAGGTCGATATTGCCAGTTACCCCAGCGGGATCGACCAGGCACTTTGACCAATAAATGGGGATGGCCTAATAATTCCAGGGGTTCTAATTCCTCCCCATCAAAATTAATGGGTAAACTATGGCTGAGGTAGCCTCGATAAATACAGGTTACCCCCTGGGCCATTAAGGTTTTCGTTTCCCGGGCCCTATCTTGCCAAAGAGTGGTGGGGGTTTCCGGCTCTCGATAATCGGTAAATTGGGTGGTAAGTACTTCTTGGATATGTCTCTGGCTTTCCTGGCGCAATTTGAGCAAAAAGTCTCGCTCCGGGCGACGCTCCTCCATTGCCCCGTGGGTGTTGAGATGGGCCCGCCGTTGACAACGCTTATAGTCCAGCAGAAGGGAATCGGTGACTAACATACCGCCCCAACGACCACTAGCTGGCAATCGTTTCGGTTTACTGTTCCCCAATGGTTACTATTCTGTCGGGGAAATTCGCTGAGATCATCCACAAAGTTCACAAATCAAAAAGTTTTTGCCCAAGTTAACCCCCATTATTCTATGAATCTGAAAAAAGTTGTCGAAAACGGTGGGGACTCATACCTGTCCATTGTTTAAAAGCCCGGGTGAAGTGGGCCGCATCTTGATAGCCTAGCTCAAAAGCAATATCAATGATTTTGATTTGACTTTCACCCACTAGTTGCAGGGCTTTTTGGTAACGTAGGCGGGTAACTAATTGGGAATAGGTAAATTGCTCTTCGGCCAGGCGACGTTGTAAAGTACGCACACTCATCTGGGACAGATTGGCCGCTAGTTGCACAGAGGGATAACGTTCTTTGAGCAAAGGGGCGATCGCCTGTTGGAGGGAATCGGTAAAACTGAGGGGAGGGACCGAAGCAAGGAGAAGCTTGTGATCGGAATCGTGATCGGTCTCGTTGAGGGGAGACAGAGGCAAACTTAAAAGTCGGCGTGGAAAGATAATTGCAGAAATACCCTGCTGTGTTTCAATCCGAGCTTGGGAGAGGGAGAAGTTACCAATTTTTCCCAAATATGGAGTTTGTAAATATGCTTCTTGGGGATGCCAATTTTGACCAGCTACTCGGCGAATTAACTTGAGCATGAGGGTCAGTGAAAAATGGGAAGCGTGGTGTGAATCTTCGTTAATTTGTTTAAATTGTTGTCCGAACCATGCCCGATCACCATTTTCTCCTAACCATAAACATTCTTGGGAGTTGAATATTCCCATAAATCTAATGGCAATGGCGATCGCCTCATAAAGGGTTGTTGCTTGG containing:
- a CDS encoding AraC family transcriptional regulator, translated to MVRAIPLIRACNLQPFVNYLDKIGTPTEKLLRRSQLSIFALEDPYAFLPRHQVFAFLLEAAQREGIEDLGWLVGERTELEELHAFGRLISQATTLYEAIAIAIRFMGIFNSQECLWLGENGDRAWFGQQFKQINEDSHHASHFSLTLMLKLIRRVAGQNWHPQEAYLQTPYLGKIGNFSLSQARIETQQGISAIIFPRRLLSLPLSPLNETDHDSDHKLLLASVPPLSFTDSLQQAIAPLLKERYPSVQLAANLSQMSVRTLQRRLAEEQFTYSQLVTRLRYQKALQLVGESQIKIIDIAFELGYQDAAHFTRAFKQWTGMSPHRFRQLFSDS